GAGATGACGGCGGGTCTCGGCTTCATCGCCCTCGCGGCCGTGATCTTCGGGCGCTGGGATCCCATCCGTGCGACGCTCGCGGCCCTGCTGTTCGGTTTCGCCACGAACCTGCAGAACCTGCTCTCGATCCTGAAGACGCCGATCCCCGGCGAGTTCATGCTCATGCTGCCGTACGTCGTGACCCTGCTCGCGGTCGCCGGGTTCGCCGGACAGATCAAGGCCCCTGCCGCCGACGGCAAGCCGTACATCAAGTCCTAGCCCTGCCGGGAAAGAGGGAAGTATCGCAATGACCGACATCGACTGGGATGAGTTGCGCCAGGTCGCCACGGAAGCCATGACGAAGGCGTACGCGCCGTACTCGCGCTATCGCGTGGGGGCGGCCGCTCTCGTCGGGGACGGGCGGATCGTGGCCGGGTGCAACGTCGAGAACGCCTCCTACGGGGTGACGCTGTGCGCGGAGTGCGCGCTCGTCGGAGACCTGCACATGTCGGGTGGCGGCCAGCTCGTCGCCTTCGTGTGCGTGAACAACGAAGGGCAGACGATCATGCCGTGCGGCCGCTGCCGTCAGCTGCTGTTCGAGCACGCGATGCCCGGGATGCTGCTCGAGACCGTCTCCGGCATCCGCACGATCGACGAGGTGCTGCCCGACGCGTTCGGGCCGCGCGACCTGGAGGACGCACGATGACGACGGTGGAGCCTTTCGACGCGGTGGATGTCATCCGCGCCAAGCGCGACGGGGGCGCGGTCCCCGAGGCCGCGCTGCGCTGGATGGTGGACGCGTACACGCGCGGCTACGTCTCGGACGCGCAGATGGCCTCGTTCGCGATGGCCGTCTTCCAGCGGGGGATGGAGCGCGACGAGATCCGCGTGCTCACCGACGCGATGATCGCCTCGGGGGAGCGGATGAGCTTCGCCTCCCTCGGCAAGAAGACCGTCGACAAGCACTCCACCGGCGGCGTCGGGGACAAGATCACGCTTCCGCTCGCGCCGCTCGTCGCGGCCTTCGGCGTCGCCGTCCCGCAGCTCAGCGGCCGCGGACTCGGTCACACCGGCGGCACGCTCGACAAGCTCGAGTCGATCCCGGGCTGGCGCGCGGCGCTCAGCAACGAGGAGATGTTCGCCCAGATGCAGGGCGACGTCGGCGCGGTCATCTGCGCCGCCGGTTCGGGGCTCGCCCCCGCCGACAAGAAGCTGTACGCGCTCCGCGATGTCACCGGAACCGTCGAAGCCATTCCGCTGATCGCCTCGAGCATCATGTCGAAGAAGATCGCGGAGGGAACGGACGCGCTGGTCCTGGACGTGAAGTTCGGCTCCGGCGCCTTCATGCAGGACATCGATCGTGCCCGCGAGCTCGCCCGCACGATGGTCGCGCTCGGCACCGATTCGGGCGTGGCGACCACCGCGCTCCTGACCGACATGAACGTCCCGCTCGGACTCGCGATCGGCAACGCCAACGAGGTCCGCGAGTCGGTGGAGATCCTCGCCGGCGGTGGTCCCGCCGATGTGCGGGAGCTGACGCTCGCCCTGGCGAGGGAGATGCTCGCACTTGCCGGACAGCCGGACGCCGACGTGGAGGCCGCCCTCGACGACGGGCGCGCGATGGACACCTGGAAGGCGATGATCCGCGCGCAGGATGGAGACCCCGACGCCCCGCTGCCCACGGCACGCGAGACGCACGTCGTCACCGCCCCGGAAGACGGTGTGCTCACGCGTCTGGACGCGCTCCCGTTCGGCGTCGCCGCCTGGCGACTGGGGGCGGGCCGTGCCAGGGCTGAGGACCCCGTGATCTTCGAGGCGGGAATCGACCTGCACGCGAAGCCGGGCGACCGCGTCACCACCGGGCAGCC
Above is a window of Microbacterium aurugineum DNA encoding:
- a CDS encoding thymidine phosphorylase — protein: MTTVEPFDAVDVIRAKRDGGAVPEAALRWMVDAYTRGYVSDAQMASFAMAVFQRGMERDEIRVLTDAMIASGERMSFASLGKKTVDKHSTGGVGDKITLPLAPLVAAFGVAVPQLSGRGLGHTGGTLDKLESIPGWRAALSNEEMFAQMQGDVGAVICAAGSGLAPADKKLYALRDVTGTVEAIPLIASSIMSKKIAEGTDALVLDVKFGSGAFMQDIDRARELARTMVALGTDSGVATTALLTDMNVPLGLAIGNANEVRESVEILAGGGPADVRELTLALAREMLALAGQPDADVEAALDDGRAMDTWKAMIRAQDGDPDAPLPTARETHVVTAPEDGVLTRLDALPFGVAAWRLGAGRARAEDPVIFEAGIDLHAKPGDRVTTGQPLFTLSAADEARFPRAIEALEGAWAIGGEVPEAGPIVRERITA
- a CDS encoding cytidine deaminase, whose translation is MTDIDWDELRQVATEAMTKAYAPYSRYRVGAAALVGDGRIVAGCNVENASYGVTLCAECALVGDLHMSGGGQLVAFVCVNNEGQTIMPCGRCRQLLFEHAMPGMLLETVSGIRTIDEVLPDAFGPRDLEDAR